One window of the Mixophyes fleayi isolate aMixFle1 chromosome 6, aMixFle1.hap1, whole genome shotgun sequence genome contains the following:
- the SIRT7 gene encoding NAD-dependent protein deacetylase sirtuin-7 — protein sequence MSLPVPVTGGSGRCSQSPSKEVTGKMGRAERKAEAREEILRREQHRERRRQISRILSKPAAEQSPGERELLESYAELVQELERQRQRRERLRYREQEVVDAPELLQEKVLELAEAVRGAKNMVIYTGAGISTAAAIPDYRGPSGVWTLLNKGRSVSTGDLSDAQPTFTHMCIAQLQRARLVRHIVSQNCDGLHLRSGLPREVTSEVHGNMYIEVCTSCSLLREYVRLFDVTERTALHKHNTGRYCHKCTGELRDSIVHFGERGKLTQPLNWSGAVKAAEKADVILCLGSSLKVLKKYHCLWGMNKPSTRRPKLYIVNLQWTPKDAIANLKINGKCDDVMRLLMDELQLDVPKYDRSQDPIFCMAIPLRPGEEDSYSRRPIRTVETLHGPPEQTTLACEQPLSGGWFGKGYTKGRKSKR from the exons ATGTCACTTCCGGTGCCGGTAACTGGCGGAAGCGGAAGATGTTCTCAGTCTCCAAGTAAGGAAGTCACCGGTAAAATGGGGCGTGCAGAACGGAAAGCAGAAGCCCGAGAAGAAATTTTGAGACGTGAGCAGCACCGGGAACGGCGGAGACAG ATCTCTCGGATACTGAGCAAGCCGGCAGCTGAGCAGAGTCCCGGAGAGCGGGAGCTGTTGGAGAGCTATGCGGAGCTGGTGCAGGAGCTGGAAAGGCAGCGGCAGCGCAGAGAGCGGCTGCGGTACCGGGAGCAGGAG GTTGTGGATGCTCCTGAATTGCTCCAAGAGAAAGTTCTAGAGTTGGCTGAAGCTGTGCGTGGAGCAAAGAATATGGTAATCTACACAGGAGCTGGGATCAGCACG GCAGCTGCTATTCCAGACTATCGGGGACCAAGTGGTGTGTGGACTCTTCTGAATAAGGGCAGGAGTGTGAG TACCGGAGATCTAAGTGACGCTCAGCCAACTTTTACGCACATGTGTATTGCACAGCTACAACGAGCAAGGCTG GTGCGTCATATAGTATCACAGAACTGTGATGGGCTTCATCTTCGAAGTGGTTTACCTCGAGAAGTCACTTCTGAGGTTCATGGGAATATGTACATTGAG GTGTGCACTTCCTGTTCTCTACTCAGAGAATATGTGCGTTTGTTTGATGTGACGGAACGCACAGCCCTTCATAAACACAACACTGGACGTTACTGTCATAAGTGTACGGGAGAACTCAGAGACTCTATCGTTCACTTTGGAGAGCGAGGAAAGTTGACGCAGCCACTGAACTGGTCGGGGGCAGTGAAGGCCGCAGAGAAGGCTGATGTCATTCTCTGTCTTGGCTCTAGCCTGAAG GTCTTGAAGAAATATCACTGTTTGTGGGGCATGAATAAGCCTAGTACCCGACGCCCCAAACTTTACATTGTAAATTTGCAG TGGACACCTAAAGATGCAATTGCTAACCTGAAGATTAATGGGAAATGTGACGATGTCATGAGACTTCTGATGGATGAGCTTCAGTTGGACGTTCCAAAATATGACAG ATCTCAGGACCCAATATTCTGTATGGCCATTCCCCTGCGTCCTGGAGAAGAGGACAGTTACAGTCGCAGACCCATCCGGACAGTGGAGACCCTTCATGGGCCCCCAGAGCAGACTACTCTAGCCTGTGAACAGCCTCTCAGTGGGGGCTGGTTTGGGAAAGGATACACCAAAGGAAGAAAATCAAAAAgataa
- the PCYT2 gene encoding ethanolamine-phosphate cytidylyltransferase isoform X1, whose translation MIRNGHGDPAPERDVSRRTVRVWCDGCYDMVHYGHSNQLRQARAMGDYLIVGVHTDEEISRHKGPPVFTQEERYKMVRAIKWVDEMVAGAPYVTTLDTLDKYNCDFCVHGNDITLTVDGKDTYEEVKQAGRYRECQRTQGVSTTDLVGRMLLMTKAHHSIEATQDYKRHQDNFGKDARGHSPWTGVSQFLQTSQKIMQFASGKEPEPGDCIIYVAGAFDLFHIGHIDFLEKVHSLAQKPYVIVGLHFDQEVNHYKRKNYPIMNIHERTLSVLACRYVSEVVIGAPYSVTSDLLDHFKVDLVCHGKTEVLPDKDGSDPYAEPKNRGIFQTINSGNNLTTDDIVQRIIKNRLEYEARNQKKEAKELAVLEAQQRRERIIEGQEN comes from the exons ATGATTAGGAACGGACACGGCGACCCCGCCCCGGAGCGGGATGTATCCCGGAGAACCGTGCGGGTGTGGTGCGATGGATG CTATGACATGGTACATTATGGACATTCCAACCAGCTCCGCCAGGCACGGGCCATGGGAGATTACCTGATTGTTGGTGTACATACAGATG AGGAGATTTCCCGTCACAAGGGCCCACCAGTCTTTACACAGGAAGAGCGCTACAAGATGGTGCGAGCCATTAAGTGGGTGGATGAGATGGTAGCCGGAGCTCCCTATGTGACAACACTGGACACACTGGACAAGTACAACTGTGATTTCTGCGTCCACGGAA ATGACATCACTCTGACTGTAGACGGTAAGGATACGTATGAAGAGGTGAAGCAGGCTGGAAGATACAG GGAATGTCAGCGCACCCAGGGAGTGTCCACCACAGACCTGGTGGGACGGATGCTGCTCATGACAAAGGCCCATCACAGTATA GAAGCCACTCAAGATTATAAACGCCATCAGGACAATTTTGGTAAA GATGCCAGAGGTCACAGCCCATGGACAGGGGTGTCGCAGTTCCTTCAGACATCACAGAAGATTATGCAGTTTGCGTCCGGGAAGGAGCCTGAACCTGGAGACTGCATTATATATGTGGCTGGAGCCTTCGATCTCTTCC ATATTGGTCATATAGACTTTCTGGAGAAGGTACACAGCTTGGCTCAGAAGCCATATGTCATTGTGGGATTGCATTTTGACCAG GAAGTCAATCACTACAAGAGGAAGAATTATCCCATAATGAACATCCACGAGAGGACATTGAGTGTTTTGGCTTGCCGG TATGTTTCGGAGGTAGTGATTGGTGCTCCATATTCAGTCACTTCTGATTTACTGGATCATTTCAAG GTTGACCTTGTTTGTCATGGAAAGACGGAGGTCCTACCCGATAAGGATGGATCTGACCCCTATGCA GAGCCTAAAAACCGTGGCATATTCCAGACCATAAACAGTGGGAACAACCTCACAACTGATGATATTGTGCAAAGGATAATAAAAAACAG GTTGGAGTATGAAGCTCGAAATCAGAAGAAGGAAGCAAAGGAGCTAGCTGTGCTGGAGGCACAACAGAGAAGAGAGAGAATCATAGAGGGACAAGAAAACTGA
- the PCYT2 gene encoding ethanolamine-phosphate cytidylyltransferase isoform X2, translated as MYPGEPCGCGAMDEEISRHKGPPVFTQEERYKMVRAIKWVDEMVAGAPYVTTLDTLDKYNCDFCVHGNDITLTVDGKDTYEEVKQAGRYRECQRTQGVSTTDLVGRMLLMTKAHHSIEATQDYKRHQDNFGKDARGHSPWTGVSQFLQTSQKIMQFASGKEPEPGDCIIYVAGAFDLFHIGHIDFLEKVHSLAQKPYVIVGLHFDQEVNHYKRKNYPIMNIHERTLSVLACRYVSEVVIGAPYSVTSDLLDHFKVDLVCHGKTEVLPDKDGSDPYAEPKNRGIFQTINSGNNLTTDDIVQRIIKNRLEYEARNQKKEAKELAVLEAQQRRERIIEGQEN; from the exons ATGTATCCCGGAGAACCGTGCGGGTGTGGTGCGATGGATG AGGAGATTTCCCGTCACAAGGGCCCACCAGTCTTTACACAGGAAGAGCGCTACAAGATGGTGCGAGCCATTAAGTGGGTGGATGAGATGGTAGCCGGAGCTCCCTATGTGACAACACTGGACACACTGGACAAGTACAACTGTGATTTCTGCGTCCACGGAA ATGACATCACTCTGACTGTAGACGGTAAGGATACGTATGAAGAGGTGAAGCAGGCTGGAAGATACAG GGAATGTCAGCGCACCCAGGGAGTGTCCACCACAGACCTGGTGGGACGGATGCTGCTCATGACAAAGGCCCATCACAGTATA GAAGCCACTCAAGATTATAAACGCCATCAGGACAATTTTGGTAAA GATGCCAGAGGTCACAGCCCATGGACAGGGGTGTCGCAGTTCCTTCAGACATCACAGAAGATTATGCAGTTTGCGTCCGGGAAGGAGCCTGAACCTGGAGACTGCATTATATATGTGGCTGGAGCCTTCGATCTCTTCC ATATTGGTCATATAGACTTTCTGGAGAAGGTACACAGCTTGGCTCAGAAGCCATATGTCATTGTGGGATTGCATTTTGACCAG GAAGTCAATCACTACAAGAGGAAGAATTATCCCATAATGAACATCCACGAGAGGACATTGAGTGTTTTGGCTTGCCGG TATGTTTCGGAGGTAGTGATTGGTGCTCCATATTCAGTCACTTCTGATTTACTGGATCATTTCAAG GTTGACCTTGTTTGTCATGGAAAGACGGAGGTCCTACCCGATAAGGATGGATCTGACCCCTATGCA GAGCCTAAAAACCGTGGCATATTCCAGACCATAAACAGTGGGAACAACCTCACAACTGATGATATTGTGCAAAGGATAATAAAAAACAG GTTGGAGTATGAAGCTCGAAATCAGAAGAAGGAAGCAAAGGAGCTAGCTGTGCTGGAGGCACAACAGAGAAGAGAGAGAATCATAGAGGGACAAGAAAACTGA